CTGCGCTTTCTTGATTGCCCGTACCTTTTTACTGGTATCTTTGGCGTAGAAATCGTTAAACAGATTTCGGAAAGGGGTAAAATCATTGTCGCCCTTTGCACTGTCTACACCGTCATTGATTGCGATACAGCGCACATCTCTTTCAACGAAAAAGATTTCTGTATAGTAGCCGACTTTTAGATAGTCACGCCCCAAGCGGGACATATCCTTGACAATGACTGTCGCCACATTTCCGGCTTCAATCTCTGCAATCATGCGGTTAAAATTCGGGCGGTCAAAAGTCACACCGGAAACGCCGTCATCAATGAAAAATACCGGATTTGAAAATCCATTGTCTGCGGCATATTTAGATAAAACGGCTTTCTGATTGACAATGCTGTTACTATCCCCGTCGAGCGCGTCCTCTTGACTTAAACGGGCATATAATGCGGTTATCTGTTCGGGCTTATAGGTATTTGCTGTC
The window above is part of the Lachnoclostridium edouardi genome. Proteins encoded here:
- a CDS encoding recombinase family protein, with the protein product MTANTYKPEQITALYARLSQEDALDGDSNSIVNQKAVLSKYAADNGFSNPVFFIDDGVSGVTFDRPNFNRMIAEIEAGNVATVIVKDMSRLGRDYLKVGYYTEIFFVERDVRCIAINDGVDSAKGDNDFTPFRNLFNDFYAKDTSKKVRAIKKAQ